The following proteins come from a genomic window of Geothrix edaphica:
- a CDS encoding type II secretion system protein — protein MRSTPPARTQRGFTMALALALVVAMGVMLMKMGPRLSAEVQRENEAELIFRGEAIATALRVYFAQMKRYPTDLDEVMKVRPRILRQKYLDPMTSSGEWQFVTQVQAGASGDTQGLPIVGVRSRSDKDSIHAYQGKTLVKDWLFTADENLLGGGAITENERTRRGLQGTTPTPRKP, from the coding sequence ATGCGGTCCACTCCTCCAGCCCGAACCCAGCGCGGCTTCACCATGGCCCTGGCCCTGGCCCTGGTCGTGGCGATGGGCGTGATGCTCATGAAGATGGGGCCCCGGCTGAGCGCCGAGGTCCAGCGGGAGAACGAGGCCGAGCTGATCTTCCGGGGCGAGGCCATTGCCACGGCACTCAGGGTCTATTTCGCCCAGATGAAGCGCTACCCCACGGACCTGGACGAGGTCATGAAGGTCCGCCCCCGTATCCTGCGCCAGAAGTACCTGGACCCCATGACCAGCAGCGGCGAGTGGCAGTTCGTCACCCAGGTGCAGGCCGGAGCCTCCGGCGATACCCAGGGCCTGCCCATCGTCGGAGTGCGCAGCCGCTCCGATAAGGACAGCATCCACGCCTATCAGGGCAAGACCCTGGTGAAGGACTGGCTCTTTACGGCTGACGAGAATCTCCTCGGAGGAGGCGCCATCACGGAGAACGAGCGGACCCGGCGCGGCCTCCAGGGGACCACGCCGACCCCCCGGAAGCCCTGA
- a CDS encoding D-alanyl-D-alanine carboxypeptidase/D-alanyl-D-alanine-endopeptidase — MRPLLLIAFLLVSGRPSAAQDFQAWVRDLEARGIVVSAGIWEVDTGKILERHHEDLALVPASTTKVVTTYALLKTLKPDATIETEVWGDLKDGVVQGDLTFKGDGDPLFTSERIWMLAQSLKKAGIRRITGGIRLDQSAFDAQREPLGWENTSADTLPVVRALSVDFNRDENGRLVADPDRQARETLQRILQETGIAVESRVGVSGTGVPRKLASWTSPPLRALVQDINKWSNNFMIEMLVRRFGAGSWPRGIQRVQAFYRTAFGLGPEQLQITDGSGLSKDNRLSARTLAIILRGAYHDFEVGPEFVSSLKVIGGEPWKLKVKDPNLTRRVRVKTGHLDQVTSLCGYLQTFDGKVKVFAILLNGPAHDEDVWEQVSRWAN, encoded by the coding sequence ATGCGGCCGCTCCTGCTGATCGCCTTCCTGCTGGTGTCCGGCCGGCCTTCCGCGGCCCAGGACTTCCAGGCCTGGGTGCGGGACCTGGAGGCCCGCGGGATCGTCGTGTCCGCCGGAATCTGGGAGGTCGATACCGGGAAGATCCTCGAGCGCCATCACGAAGACCTGGCCCTGGTGCCGGCCAGCACCACCAAGGTGGTCACCACCTACGCGCTGCTGAAGACGCTGAAGCCCGACGCCACCATCGAGACCGAGGTCTGGGGCGACCTCAAGGACGGGGTGGTGCAGGGGGACCTCACCTTCAAGGGCGACGGCGACCCGCTGTTCACCAGCGAGCGCATCTGGATGCTGGCCCAGTCGCTGAAGAAGGCGGGCATCCGGCGGATCACCGGCGGCATCCGGCTCGATCAGAGCGCCTTCGACGCCCAACGGGAGCCGCTGGGTTGGGAGAACACCTCCGCCGACACGCTGCCCGTGGTGCGGGCGCTCTCCGTGGACTTCAACCGGGACGAGAACGGCCGCCTCGTGGCCGATCCCGACCGCCAGGCCCGGGAGACCCTCCAGCGCATCCTCCAGGAGACGGGCATCGCGGTGGAGAGCCGGGTCGGTGTCAGCGGTACGGGCGTTCCCCGCAAGCTCGCCTCCTGGACCTCGCCGCCCCTGCGGGCCCTGGTGCAGGACATCAACAAGTGGTCGAACAACTTCATGATCGAGATGCTCGTGCGGCGGTTCGGAGCCGGCTCCTGGCCCCGCGGGATCCAGCGGGTGCAGGCCTTCTACCGCACGGCCTTCGGTCTGGGGCCTGAACAGCTCCAGATCACGGATGGGTCGGGCCTCAGCAAGGACAACCGCCTGTCGGCCCGCACCCTGGCCATCATCCTCCGGGGGGCGTACCACGACTTCGAGGTGGGCCCTGAGTTCGTCTCGTCGTTGAAGGTCATCGGCGGCGAGCCCTGGAAGCTGAAGGTGAAGGACCCCAACCTCACGCGCCGGGTGCGGGTGAAGACCGGCCACCTCGACCAGGTCACTAGCCTCTGCGGCTACCTCCAGACCTTCGACGGGAAGGTGAAGGTGTTCGCCATCCTGCTGAACGGGCCCGCCCACGATGAGGATGTCTGGGAGCAGGTCTCCCGCTGGGCGAACTGA
- a CDS encoding DMT family transporter: MDGTRAETPDPRGLAALILGASLLGFAAMLVRWAAPAGPLAVGFYRMAIALPPVAWLAWRARGTARAGVGRARLWAGVAGLCFVGDLWMWHSALHHTSAANATLLVTLAPIWVAVVSVAWLGARLRRRFWLGVILALAGALVLGLAKGARWGTGLGELLGALASLAYGAFTLVLGRARRDLSAPEALFWVVLCCTAGFGVLGSAQGEAFSGYPARAWWALAGLGLGVQVVAWWLITWGMGHVSTNVGAMGLMTQPVATVILGWLLLGESVRPMQGLGTLLVLAGIAACAFAPPAAGKA; the protein is encoded by the coding sequence ATGGATGGGACGCGGGCGGAGACGCCGGATCCGAGAGGCCTGGCGGCCCTGATCCTCGGGGCCTCGCTCCTGGGGTTCGCGGCCATGCTCGTGCGCTGGGCCGCCCCCGCGGGGCCGCTGGCGGTGGGGTTCTACCGCATGGCCATCGCCCTGCCGCCCGTGGCCTGGCTGGCCTGGCGAGCGCGGGGCACCGCGCGGGCCGGCGTCGGGCGGGCCCGGCTCTGGGCCGGCGTGGCGGGCCTCTGCTTCGTGGGCGACCTGTGGATGTGGCACTCGGCCCTCCATCACACGAGCGCCGCCAACGCCACGCTGCTGGTCACGCTGGCACCCATCTGGGTGGCCGTGGTCTCCGTGGCGTGGCTCGGGGCCCGGTTGCGGCGCCGCTTCTGGCTGGGCGTGATCCTCGCCCTGGCCGGGGCCCTGGTGCTGGGGCTGGCCAAGGGCGCCCGCTGGGGCACGGGGCTGGGCGAGCTGCTGGGGGCGCTGGCTTCCCTGGCCTACGGCGCATTCACCCTTGTGCTGGGCCGCGCCCGCCGCGACCTCAGCGCTCCGGAGGCCCTGTTCTGGGTGGTCCTCTGCTGCACGGCAGGCTTCGGCGTCCTGGGATCCGCCCAGGGCGAGGCGTTCAGCGGCTATCCGGCGCGGGCCTGGTGGGCCCTGGCGGGCCTGGGCCTGGGCGTGCAGGTGGTGGCCTGGTGGCTCATCACCTGGGGCATGGGCCACGTATCCACCAACGTGGGCGCCATGGGGCTCATGACCCAGCCCGTGGCCACGGTCATCCTGGGCTGGCTGCTCCTGGGCGAATCCGTGCGGCCCATGCAGGGGCTGGGCACGCTCCTGGTATTGGCGGGCATCGCGGCCTGCGCCTTCGCGCCGCCGGCGGCGGGGAAGGCCTGA